In Candidatus Defluviibacterium haderslevense, the following are encoded in one genomic region:
- a CDS encoding N-6 DNA methylase, giving the protein MFEQTFKNIDDILHKDAGCGSELDYVEQTSWVLFLKYLDDLEKDKATAAELTGKTYTPMIEKKFQWTVWAAPKDKKGILDHHKALTGDDLADFVNIKLFPYLKKFKTDAESADTIEYKIGEIFSELKNRIQSGYNLREVINRIDELRFRTHAEKHEMSHLYESKIQNMGNAGRNGGEYYTPRPLITTIVKVVAPQIGNKIYDGAVGSAGFLCEAFAYLQKSKKLTTSDVNTLQKKTFYGKEKKSLAYIIGTMNMIFHGIEAPNIIHTNTLAENLADIQEKDRYDIVLANPPFGGKERAEVQQNFPIKTGETASLFLQHFIKILKAGGKAGIVIKNTFLSNTDNASVALRKQLLESCNLHTVLDLPGGTFTGAGVKTVVLFFEKGSATKKVWFYQLNLDRNLGKTNALNEKDLNDFVELQKTKKESENSWIINIKDIDQNTFDLSAKNPNKKEESTLREPQEILEEMKALDEESADILNSILELI; this is encoded by the coding sequence ATGTTCGAACAAACTTTTAAAAACATTGACGATATTCTACATAAAGATGCTGGTTGTGGTAGCGAACTAGACTATGTAGAGCAAACCTCTTGGGTGTTGTTTCTGAAGTATTTGGATGATTTAGAAAAGGATAAGGCCACTGCTGCTGAACTTACTGGAAAAACCTATACCCCCATGATTGAGAAGAAATTCCAGTGGACAGTCTGGGCTGCACCTAAAGATAAAAAGGGTATACTGGACCACCACAAAGCATTAACTGGTGATGACCTTGCAGATTTTGTAAACATTAAACTGTTCCCTTACCTCAAAAAGTTTAAGACTGATGCAGAAAGTGCAGACACTATTGAATATAAGATTGGTGAGATATTTAGTGAACTAAAAAACCGCATTCAAAGCGGATATAACTTGCGTGAGGTAATTAACCGTATTGATGAACTTCGCTTTCGCACACACGCTGAAAAGCACGAAATGAGCCATTTGTATGAATCTAAAATACAAAATATGGGTAATGCAGGGCGCAATGGTGGCGAGTATTATACACCTCGACCTTTGATTACAACCATCGTAAAAGTAGTTGCACCGCAAATAGGCAATAAAATATATGATGGTGCTGTGGGCAGTGCTGGTTTCTTGTGTGAAGCATTTGCTTACTTACAAAAGAGCAAAAAATTAACTACATCGGATGTAAATACCTTACAGAAAAAAACCTTTTACGGTAAAGAAAAAAAATCATTGGCGTACATTATTGGTACCATGAATATGATTTTTCACGGTATTGAAGCACCAAACATAATTCATACCAATACTCTTGCCGAAAACTTAGCCGATATACAAGAGAAAGACCGTTACGATATTGTATTGGCAAATCCTCCATTTGGAGGTAAGGAGCGTGCCGAAGTACAACAAAACTTCCCTATTAAAACGGGCGAAACGGCTTCCTTATTTTTACAACATTTTATTAAAATACTCAAGGCTGGTGGTAAGGCTGGTATAGTTATTAAAAATACTTTTTTAAGCAATACTGATAATGCTTCAGTGGCATTGCGTAAACAACTCTTAGAAAGTTGCAACCTACATACAGTATTAGACTTACCTGGTGGTACTTTTACTGGTGCTGGGGTAAAAACAGTGGTTTTGTTTTTTGAGAAAGGAAGTGCTACCAAAAAGGTATGGTTTTACCAACTAAATTTAGATAGAAACTTAGGCAAGACAAATGCACTAAACGAAAAGGATTTAAATGACTTTGTTGAATTACAAAAAACAAAAAAGGAGAGTGAAAACTCTTGGATCATTAATATAAAAGATATTGACCAAAACACCTTTGACCTTAGTGCCAAAAACCCCAACAAAAAAGAAGAATCCACTTTACGTGAACCCCAAGAAATTTTAGAAGAAATGAAAGCATTAGACGAGGAAAGTGCCGATATTTTAAACTCAATTTTGGAATTGATATGA
- a CDS encoding restriction endonuclease subunit S, with protein MKNWEKKKLSDLCDLITKGTTPTSIGYKFTDEGINFIKVESLTESGEIIQNKVAYIDEECHKALKRSQLKVNDILFSIAGALGRIGIVRHEIVPANTNQALAIIRLKNDSNVLVNYLAKYFNSNLIAVEIEKLRGGAAQQNLSLTQLNELEIPIPPLPEQQRIVAILDEVFASILKAKANAEQNLKNAKELFESYLQGVFENPDNNWAKHKLGDVCGFVRGPFGGSLKKNIFKPDGYAVYEQQHAIYDQFDDLRYFIDEKKFNEMKRFELNSGDLIMSCSGTMGKIAIVPENIKKGIINQALLKLSPSKKVSNVFLKLWMQSESFQNSIKEYAGGAAIQNVASVAILKSIEIPLPDISDQRNIVQKVHAFSTETKKLEAIYNQKINDLEELKKSVLQRAFSGELKTEK; from the coding sequence ATGAAAAATTGGGAGAAAAAGAAATTGAGTGATTTGTGTGATTTAATTACTAAGGGAACAACACCAACAAGCATAGGATATAAATTCACTGATGAAGGAATAAATTTTATCAAAGTTGAATCACTGACAGAATCAGGCGAAATAATCCAAAATAAGGTTGCATACATAGATGAAGAATGTCACAAAGCATTAAAAAGGTCACAGCTAAAAGTAAATGATATTCTTTTTTCAATTGCAGGGGCCTTGGGAAGAATTGGAATTGTTAGGCATGAAATCGTTCCTGCAAACACTAATCAAGCATTAGCAATCATTAGACTTAAAAATGACTCAAATGTTTTAGTGAATTATCTTGCTAAATATTTTAACTCAAATCTTATTGCTGTTGAAATTGAAAAACTACGTGGTGGTGCAGCACAACAAAATTTATCATTAACTCAATTAAATGAATTAGAAATTCCCATTCCGCCGCTTCCCGAGCAACAACGCATCGTAGCCATATTAGATGAAGTCTTTGCCTCCATATTAAAGGCAAAAGCCAATGCCGAACAAAATCTAAAAAATGCTAAAGAACTTTTTGAAAGTTATTTGCAAGGAGTGTTTGAGAATCCTGACAATAATTGGGCTAAACATAAATTGGGTGACGTTTGTGGTTTTGTTAGAGGACCATTTGGAGGTAGTTTGAAAAAAAATATTTTCAAACCTGATGGCTATGCTGTATATGAGCAACAACACGCTATTTATGACCAGTTTGATGATTTGAGATATTTCATAGATGAAAAAAAGTTCAATGAAATGAAAAGATTTGAACTTAATTCAGGTGACTTGATTATGAGTTGTTCAGGAACAATGGGGAAGATTGCAATTGTTCCCGAAAACATTAAGAAAGGTATTATCAACCAAGCTTTATTAAAATTAAGTCCATCAAAAAAGGTATCCAATGTATTTTTGAAATTATGGATGCAAAGCGAAAGTTTTCAAAATAGTATAAAAGAATATGCAGGTGGTGCAGCTATACAAAATGTTGCATCAGTAGCAATTCTTAAAAGTATTGAGATTCCATTACCTGATATTTCTGATCAAAGAAACATAGTTCAAAAAGTTCATGCATTTTCAACCGAAACTAAAAAATTAGAAGCAATCTATAATCAAAAAATAAATGATTTAGAAGAACTTAAAAAATCAGTTTTACAAAGAGCCTTTAGCGGTGAGTTAAAAACAGAAAAATAA
- a CDS encoding DEAD/DEAH box helicase family protein — translation MNEAETRAELIDPMLKACGWGVIEDSKILREYNITAGKIQTGGTRSKKIIADYILVYKGIKLAVIEAKSDDLGVGEGVAQAKQYADKLKLETTYSTNGKEIYSICMKTGAEGLVASFLTPDELWHKTFAVQNQWREKFAAVPFEDKSGTWQLRYYQEIAVLKTLEAVANKKDRILLTLATGTGKTAIAFQIAWKLFQTRWNLKRDGSRRPRILFLADRNILADQAYNSFSAFPEDALIRIKPSEIKKKGNIPTNGSIFFTIFQTFMSGTDKDGKPAPYFGAYPPDYFDFIIIDECHRGGANDEGNWRAIMNYFAPAVQLGLTATPKRKDNVDTYKYFGEPVYIYSLKEGINDGFLTPFKVKRIKTTLDDYIYTSDDQIIEGEIEEGKTYTESDFNRIIEIKAREAKRVQIYMNEANQKEKAIIFCATQDHAAAVRDLVNQYKTSTDPNYCVRVTANDGEIGEQFLREFQDNEKTIPTILTTSQKLSTGVDARNIRNIVLMRPVNSMIEFKQIVGRGTRLFDGKEFFTIYDYVDAFHHFADPEWDGEPIEPETNTVIEAKGEYKPKEPKQNEEEGGEKEKRKRIKIKLRDGKEREIQSMIATSFWSADGKPISAEEFLNNLFGVLPNLFKSEEELRTLWSNPMTRKVLLDKLEEVGFPKSDLVIVQQLVNMEKSDLFDVLEYVFNGNYNSLTREQRVAASQATIFAILNDKQKEFIEFVLSKYIESGVEELDQDKLPILLTNKYQSLEDAKEVLGNVSEISKLFVEFQQYLYGQKVA, via the coding sequence ATGAATGAAGCAGAAACCAGAGCAGAACTCATAGACCCTATGTTAAAAGCTTGTGGGTGGGGGGTTATTGAAGACTCAAAAATCCTTCGTGAATACAACATTACAGCTGGTAAAATACAAACGGGTGGTACGCGGTCAAAAAAAATTATTGCTGATTATATATTAGTTTACAAAGGCATTAAACTGGCAGTGATAGAAGCCAAAAGTGATGATTTAGGTGTAGGTGAAGGTGTGGCACAAGCCAAGCAATATGCCGATAAATTAAAATTAGAAACTACCTATTCAACTAACGGTAAAGAGATTTATAGCATTTGTATGAAAACAGGTGCTGAGGGTTTGGTTGCCAGTTTTTTAACTCCTGATGAATTATGGCACAAAACATTTGCCGTTCAAAACCAGTGGAGAGAGAAATTTGCAGCTGTTCCTTTCGAAGATAAAAGTGGTACTTGGCAATTGCGTTACTATCAGGAAATAGCTGTTTTAAAAACTTTAGAAGCTGTTGCTAATAAAAAGGATAGAATATTATTAACCTTAGCAACAGGAACTGGAAAAACGGCTATTGCCTTTCAAATTGCTTGGAAATTATTTCAAACCCGTTGGAATTTAAAACGCGATGGCAGTCGTAGACCACGCATTTTATTTTTAGCAGATAGAAACATACTAGCTGACCAAGCTTATAATTCATTTTCTGCATTTCCCGAAGATGCGTTAATACGTATTAAACCTAGTGAAATAAAGAAAAAAGGAAACATACCAACTAATGGAAGTATCTTCTTTACGATTTTCCAAACCTTTATGAGTGGCACTGATAAAGATGGCAAACCAGCTCCTTACTTTGGCGCTTATCCCCCAGATTACTTTGACTTTATCATTATAGATGAGTGTCATAGAGGTGGCGCAAATGACGAAGGTAATTGGAGAGCCATTATGAATTATTTTGCACCAGCAGTTCAGTTGGGATTAACGGCTACCCCTAAACGGAAAGATAATGTTGATACCTACAAATACTTTGGCGAACCAGTATATATTTATTCTTTAAAAGAAGGTATTAACGATGGTTTCCTTACTCCATTTAAAGTAAAACGTATTAAGACAACATTGGATGATTATATCTATACAAGCGATGACCAAATAATAGAAGGAGAAATTGAAGAAGGTAAAACTTATACAGAAAGCGATTTTAACCGCATTATTGAAATAAAGGCAAGAGAAGCAAAACGAGTTCAAATTTATATGAACGAAGCCAATCAAAAAGAAAAAGCGATCATTTTTTGTGCCACACAAGATCATGCTGCCGCTGTTCGTGATTTAGTAAACCAATACAAAACAAGTACAGACCCCAATTATTGTGTGCGTGTTACCGCCAATGACGGCGAAATAGGAGAACAGTTTTTACGTGAATTTCAAGACAACGAAAAAACGATACCAACAATCCTTACGACTTCACAAAAATTATCTACTGGTGTTGATGCAAGAAACATTCGGAATATTGTTTTAATGCGTCCAGTAAACTCCATGATAGAGTTTAAGCAAATAGTAGGTCGTGGAACTCGTTTATTTGATGGAAAGGAGTTTTTTACCATTTATGATTATGTAGATGCTTTCCATCACTTTGCCGACCCAGAATGGGATGGTGAACCTATAGAGCCTGAAACAAACACAGTTATTGAAGCTAAAGGTGAATACAAACCAAAAGAACCAAAGCAAAACGAAGAAGAAGGCGGTGAAAAAGAAAAACGCAAGCGAATTAAGATAAAATTGCGTGATGGCAAAGAACGTGAAATTCAATCCATGATTGCAACATCGTTTTGGAGTGCTGATGGTAAACCTATTTCAGCAGAGGAGTTTTTAAATAATTTATTTGGCGTATTACCCAATCTATTCAAAAGCGAAGAAGAATTAAGAACACTATGGAGCAATCCAATGACAAGAAAAGTGTTATTGGATAAATTGGAAGAAGTTGGGTTTCCTAAGAGCGATTTAGTGATTGTACAGCAATTAGTAAATATGGAAAAAAGCGACCTTTTTGACGTACTAGAGTATGTTTTTAATGGTAACTACAACTCTTTAACCAGAGAACAACGAGTTGCAGCATCACAAGCAACCATTTTCGCCATACTCAATGACAAACAAAAGGAATTTATAGAATTTGTATTGAGTAAATACATTGAATCTGGAGTAGAAGAACTGGACCAAGATAAACTACCGATTTTATTGACCAATAAATATCAATCATTAGAAGATGCGAAAGAGGTTTTGGGCAATGTGTCTGAAATCAGTAAATTATTTGTTGAATTTCAACAGTATTTATATGGGCAGAAAGTGGCTTAG
- a CDS encoding YegP family protein, which produces MNNPKFTISKDSANEFRFLLRAINGEPILRSSEGYKTKQGCLVCITSVKENSPIDDRYRRSTSGVQYYFTLHARNGETLGISEMYTTAQSRDNGINAVKRDAPNAPIEDLT; this is translated from the coding sequence ATGAACAATCCGAAATTTACAATTTCGAAGGACTCAGCAAATGAGTTCCGTTTTCTGTTACGGGCCATTAATGGAGAGCCTATCCTTAGAAGCAGTGAAGGCTATAAAACTAAACAAGGTTGTCTAGTCTGTATTACTTCAGTTAAGGAGAACTCCCCGATAGATGATCGGTACAGACGTAGCACTTCAGGTGTTCAGTATTACTTTACTCTTCACGCCAGGAATGGAGAAACTCTTGGTATAAGTGAGATGTACACTACTGCACAGTCACGAGACAATGGCATTAACGCTGTAAAACGAGATGCTCCAAATGCTCCAATCGAGGATCTTACTTAA